A stretch of Candidatus Vicinibacter affinis DNA encodes these proteins:
- a CDS encoding tetratricopeptide repeat protein: MRKITFQILISTLTIASIIEIVGCREKNKESQPLGDNNDQVSIQWISQQINQNPNSDSLFIKRANLYLESQHADSAILDAKKAIELNPKNPEYYYFLSDAYILALDSKNALSVMDTAILLFPENLETLLKKTRLQLILKQYMNGLATLDKIFLMDPQNAYGYYLAGHIFYESGDTGRAINSYQKATDIDPELREAWIQLGDVMSILKNPLSIRYYDNAIRLDSNDVETLHNKAFTLQTLNRKGEAIQQYLSNIKSFPDFELSYYNLGLYYQSLDSIDKAITYLTHSINLNPSEPTTYYQRAKCFLAMNEKTKAKLDLDEAIKLNPEYVEAKKEQLKLK; this comes from the coding sequence ATGCGAAAAATAACATTTCAGATTCTGATAAGCACCTTAACCATTGCGTCTATAATAGAAATAGTTGGCTGTAGAGAAAAAAATAAGGAAAGTCAGCCACTTGGTGATAACAATGATCAAGTCTCGATTCAATGGATCAGTCAACAAATAAATCAGAATCCAAATTCTGATAGCCTTTTTATTAAGAGGGCCAACTTGTACCTGGAATCACAACATGCTGACTCAGCAATTCTTGACGCAAAAAAAGCAATCGAATTAAATCCAAAGAATCCTGAATACTATTACTTCCTTTCTGATGCTTACATTCTTGCCTTGGATTCAAAGAATGCATTGTCGGTTATGGACACTGCCATCCTACTTTTTCCGGAAAATTTGGAAACGCTATTAAAAAAAACCAGACTTCAACTTATTCTAAAGCAGTATATGAATGGTTTGGCTACTCTAGACAAGATATTTTTAATGGATCCACAAAATGCATACGGATACTATCTCGCAGGACATATATTTTATGAATCAGGAGACACTGGCAGAGCTATAAACAGTTATCAAAAAGCAACAGATATTGATCCAGAGTTGCGCGAAGCTTGGATTCAACTAGGAGACGTAATGTCCATTCTTAAAAATCCATTATCCATTCGATATTATGACAATGCAATTCGCCTAGACAGTAATGATGTTGAAACCTTGCACAATAAAGCTTTTACTCTACAAACACTCAATAGAAAAGGAGAAGCTATTCAACAATATCTATCTAATATTAAATCCTTTCCCGACTTTGAACTTAGCTATTACAATTTGGGCTTATACTACCAGAGTCTAGACTCTATCGATAAGGCAATAACATACTTAACACATTCTATAAATCTCAACCCGAGTGAACCAACAACTTATTATCAAAGAGCCAAATGTTTTTTGGCGATGAATGAAAAGACTAAAGCAAAATTGGATTTAGATGAAGCTATAAAATTAAATCCAGAATATGTTGAGGCAAAAAAGGAACAGCTAAAATTAAAATAA
- a CDS encoding Gfo/Idh/MocA family oxidoreductase codes for MSNQYSRRVLLKLFGLSAGSITFPFNDLKNTVDAWFDAIDKYPVKPVERKITAITLGAGARGNTYGNYAIDFPDQIQIIGVAEPIPIRNERYATKHKIKEENRFVTWEHVFQKPKFADAIIITTPDHLHFEPCMKALEMGYDVLLEKPMAQSEKECRAILNKVKMTKRIVAICHVLRYAPYFIKLKELIHSGAIGELISIQHFEPIEHIHMSHSFVRGNWHNSKETTPIILAKSCHDLDIMRWLIGKKSKHIAAFGNLKWFTKTNAPEGSTNRCMDGCKVESSCPYSAKKIYYDKRSWTYVFDLPIKKEEQGNAILEYLKTTNYGRCVYRMENDQPDHIICSILFDNDITANFSMEAFTSYGGRRTRVMGSMGDIVGDMSKFTYTNFRTGKAIDWDNSLIEDGVYKHHGHGGGDYRLMNDWVAAVSAQNESLLTSTIEDSIESHIMGFAAEKSRLKKKIIPIKL; via the coding sequence ATGTCAAATCAATACAGTAGGAGAGTATTATTAAAGCTTTTTGGACTCAGCGCAGGTTCAATTACATTTCCTTTTAATGATTTGAAAAATACTGTTGACGCATGGTTTGATGCTATTGACAAGTATCCGGTCAAACCAGTCGAAAGAAAAATTACTGCCATCACCTTAGGTGCCGGAGCAAGAGGGAATACATATGGAAATTATGCCATTGATTTTCCAGATCAGATTCAAATTATTGGGGTAGCAGAACCAATTCCTATTAGAAATGAGCGATATGCGACCAAGCACAAAATTAAAGAAGAAAATAGATTTGTTACCTGGGAACATGTCTTCCAAAAACCAAAATTTGCTGATGCTATTATCATTACCACACCTGACCATTTGCACTTTGAACCATGTATGAAGGCTCTTGAAATGGGTTATGATGTTTTGTTAGAAAAACCCATGGCTCAGTCAGAAAAAGAATGTCGTGCAATTCTTAATAAGGTAAAAATGACCAAAAGGATCGTTGCTATATGTCATGTATTGAGATATGCGCCTTACTTTATAAAACTTAAAGAACTTATTCACAGTGGTGCTATCGGAGAACTGATCAGTATTCAGCATTTTGAACCGATAGAACACATCCATATGTCGCACTCATTTGTAAGAGGTAACTGGCATAATTCAAAAGAAACCACTCCCATTATTCTGGCAAAGTCCTGTCATGATTTAGACATCATGAGATGGCTTATAGGCAAAAAATCAAAACATATAGCAGCCTTTGGAAACTTAAAATGGTTCACTAAAACAAATGCTCCGGAAGGTAGTACCAATAGATGCATGGATGGATGTAAAGTGGAATCTTCTTGCCCATATTCGGCTAAGAAAATCTATTATGATAAAAGATCATGGACATATGTATTTGACCTACCCATAAAAAAAGAAGAACAGGGAAATGCCATTTTGGAATATTTAAAAACGACAAATTATGGAAGGTGTGTCTACAGAATGGAGAATGACCAACCTGATCATATAATTTGCTCAATTTTATTCGACAATGATATTACAGCAAATTTTAGCATGGAAGCTTTCACGTCCTATGGAGGACGTAGAACCAGGGTTATGGGAAGCATGGGTGACATTGTGGGTGATATGTCCAAATTTACCTATACCAATTTCAGGACTGGAAAGGCTATAGACTGGGATAACTCCCTGATAGAAGATGGAGTTTATAAACATCATGGACATGGTGGCGGTGATTACAGATTAATGAATGATTGGGTAGCAGCTGTTTCAGCACAAAATGAATCACTTTTAACTTCCACTATTGAGGATTCTATTGAAAGCCACATCATGGGATTTGCAGCTGAAAAAAGTAGGTTGAAGAAAAAAATTATTCCTATAAAACTATAA
- a CDS encoding insulinase family protein has product MSIKNKKVVEAATNKPAPTESKPNLSNAVSNSSGLTTSLPSATKLTTVEGITEYSLPNGFRFLVFPDNSKQTITVNITYKVGSRHEAYGETGMAHLLEHLVFKGTPNHPDIPNELSSHGARPNGTTWYDRTNYFETFSATEENLKWALDLEADRMVNSYIAKKDLDKEMSVVRNEFESGENDPGGVLMERVMSTAFLWHNYGNTTIGSRSDIEKVPIERLQGFYKKYYQPDNSVLMVAGKVDEKKVVELVTEYFGKIPRPQRELIPTYTEEPVQDGERLVTLKRVGDVQVASCMYHIPPGSHPDAAAMDILTDILTIEPSGRLYKALVETKKASQIYGWCATLNEPGFVYFNSQVRKESNLEEAKNILLNTLDQLGSNPISKEEVERAKNKQLKDLEFLSLNTERLGTSISEYIGMGDWRLAFLYRDNIRKVTVEDVQRVAATYLKPSNRTVGLFIPEDKPNRAEIPQAPDIAALLNGYKGDPPKAQGEEFDPSPMNIESRTHRGQESKSIKWAFLPKTTKGNMVNATLTLRMGDEKSLKNMALVSQFTASMLDRGTKSLNRQQLKDEFDRLKARVNVFGSGGIVNVSVQTTKDNLPSVMKIVADMLKNPAFSEKEFEELRNEQLAGTEEQKSDPQALASNALSRHLNPYPKGDIRYVMTPEEEIEAIKALKLEELKKFHTDFYGANNSTMAVVGDFDESTIKTQVNKDFGKWNSKKPFARIEDKYIEVPKTELNIETPDKANAIFLAGCNLQIKDSDPEYAAMVMGNYILGGGFLNSRLATRIRQKEGISYGVGSMFSADALDKSGNFTVYAIYAPENRDKLEKAFKEEIGKMLNEGFTAKELEDAKSGILQSRKVNRSQDNSLANSLNRYNFLNRNFTFDEELDKKLSTLTVEELNQAMKKHINLDKISLFKGGDFANKIKKP; this is encoded by the coding sequence ATGAGCATAAAGAATAAAAAGGTTGTGGAAGCAGCCACCAACAAACCGGCTCCTACAGAATCAAAACCGAACTTGTCAAATGCTGTTTCCAATAGCTCTGGTTTAACTACCAGTTTGCCCAGTGCAACAAAATTGACAACAGTAGAAGGAATTACAGAATATTCCCTACCCAACGGCTTTCGATTTTTGGTTTTTCCAGATAATTCGAAGCAAACCATAACTGTCAACATTACCTATAAAGTAGGCTCCAGGCATGAAGCATACGGGGAAACAGGGATGGCTCACTTACTGGAGCATTTAGTTTTCAAAGGTACTCCCAATCACCCGGACATTCCCAATGAGCTTTCCAGTCATGGAGCCAGACCAAATGGGACGACCTGGTACGACAGAACTAATTATTTTGAAACATTTTCTGCAACTGAGGAAAATCTAAAATGGGCACTTGACCTGGAAGCCGACCGAATGGTTAATTCCTATATTGCCAAAAAGGATTTGGATAAAGAAATGTCTGTTGTGAGAAACGAGTTTGAATCTGGTGAAAATGATCCCGGTGGAGTACTGATGGAACGTGTCATGTCCACAGCCTTCCTATGGCATAATTATGGAAATACTACTATTGGTTCAAGATCAGATATTGAAAAAGTCCCAATCGAAAGACTTCAGGGCTTTTACAAAAAATACTATCAACCCGACAATTCTGTATTAATGGTTGCGGGGAAAGTAGACGAAAAGAAAGTCGTTGAATTGGTCACTGAATATTTTGGTAAAATTCCTAGACCGCAAAGAGAATTAATCCCTACCTATACTGAAGAACCAGTCCAGGACGGGGAACGATTGGTAACACTTAAGAGAGTAGGAGATGTTCAGGTTGCATCTTGTATGTACCACATCCCTCCTGGTTCGCACCCTGACGCTGCTGCCATGGACATTCTTACTGACATACTTACCATCGAACCATCCGGAAGGCTTTATAAGGCATTGGTTGAAACTAAAAAGGCCTCACAGATTTATGGGTGGTGCGCTACTTTGAACGAACCTGGATTTGTATACTTTAATTCACAGGTGAGAAAAGAAAGCAATTTAGAAGAAGCAAAAAATATTCTTTTGAATACCTTGGATCAACTAGGAAGTAACCCAATTTCGAAAGAAGAGGTCGAAAGGGCTAAAAACAAACAATTGAAAGATTTGGAATTCTTGTCTCTAAATACTGAAAGATTAGGAACCTCAATCAGTGAATATATTGGTATGGGAGATTGGCGTCTCGCATTCCTTTACAGAGATAACATTAGAAAAGTTACAGTTGAGGATGTTCAAAGGGTGGCTGCAACCTATTTAAAACCATCTAACCGTACTGTAGGTCTCTTTATTCCTGAAGATAAACCAAATCGTGCAGAAATTCCTCAGGCTCCGGACATTGCTGCTCTGCTGAATGGGTATAAAGGAGACCCTCCTAAAGCTCAAGGTGAAGAGTTTGATCCTTCCCCAATGAATATTGAAAGTAGAACCCACCGGGGTCAGGAAAGCAAATCAATTAAATGGGCATTCCTTCCGAAAACTACAAAAGGCAATATGGTAAATGCTACATTGACTCTGCGAATGGGTGATGAAAAGAGTTTAAAAAATATGGCTTTAGTCAGCCAATTCACAGCATCCATGCTTGACCGTGGAACTAAATCCTTGAATCGTCAACAGCTAAAAGATGAATTTGACAGATTGAAAGCCAGAGTTAATGTTTTTGGGTCAGGGGGAATAGTAAATGTCTCTGTTCAAACCACCAAGGATAACTTGCCATCTGTTATGAAAATCGTTGCTGATATGCTAAAAAATCCGGCTTTTAGTGAGAAGGAATTTGAAGAACTGAGAAACGAACAATTGGCTGGAACGGAGGAACAAAAATCAGATCCACAAGCTTTGGCCAGTAATGCACTAAGCAGACATCTTAATCCATATCCTAAAGGAGACATACGATATGTGATGACACCGGAAGAAGAAATTGAAGCCATCAAGGCTCTTAAACTGGAGGAGTTGAAAAAATTTCATACCGATTTTTACGGTGCGAATAACTCAACAATGGCTGTGGTAGGAGATTTTGATGAGTCAACCATCAAAACTCAGGTTAATAAAGATTTTGGTAAATGGAACAGTAAAAAACCATTTGCCAGAATCGAAGACAAATACATAGAAGTTCCCAAAACGGAACTTAATATTGAGACTCCAGATAAAGCAAATGCAATCTTCTTAGCCGGATGCAATCTTCAAATTAAAGATAGTGACCCGGAATACGCGGCAATGGTCATGGGTAATTACATCCTGGGAGGCGGCTTTCTGAATAGTCGATTGGCAACAAGGATACGCCAGAAGGAAGGTATTTCCTATGGTGTTGGTTCCATGTTTTCTGCGGATGCATTAGACAAATCTGGTAATTTTACGGTTTATGCGATTTATGCTCCTGAAAACAGGGATAAATTAGAAAAAGCATTTAAAGAGGAAATTGGCAAGATGCTTAATGAAGGTTTTACTGCCAAAGAACTTGAAGATGCTAAATCCGGAATACTGCAATCAAGAAAGGTCAATAGATCTCAGGACAACAGTTTGGCAAACTCCTTGAACAGATATAACTTTTTAAATCGCAATTTTACATTTGATGAAGAGTTAGATAAAAAACTTTCTACTTTAACGGTGGAGGAATTGAATCAGGCAATGAAAAAACACATTAACCTCGACAAAATCAGCTTATTTAAAGGTGGCGACTTTGCAAATAAAATTAAAAAGCCATAA
- a CDS encoding TIGR02757 family protein gives MLIKEILERYSAHYNNLSFINLDPIQIPHRFTKPEDIEIIGFWVAMLSWGNRKTIISKGTDLCRLMEDAPHDFVLNHLDSDRKKFSTFIHRTFNAADSFYFLEFLQNWYGKNKSLESAFLPTFHHQDLKLEVLLEQFYHNFFSMDLVPGRTRKHVSRPSSGSRCKRLLMYLRWMVRKDQNGVDFGLWNNIKPSQLMIPLDVHVERTARRLGMLTRKQLDWKSVIEISDFCSRLRPEDPAYYDYGLFGISLENKILEKNI, from the coding sequence ATTCTAATTAAAGAGATACTTGAGCGCTATTCGGCACATTATAATAACCTGAGTTTCATTAACCTAGATCCAATTCAAATTCCACACCGATTCACAAAACCTGAAGATATTGAAATAATTGGATTTTGGGTAGCCATGCTTTCATGGGGAAATCGTAAAACAATTATATCAAAAGGAACGGATTTGTGCCGATTAATGGAAGACGCCCCACATGACTTTGTCCTAAACCATCTGGATTCTGACAGAAAGAAGTTTAGCACATTTATTCATCGTACTTTCAATGCTGCTGATAGCTTTTACTTTTTAGAATTTCTACAAAATTGGTACGGTAAGAACAAAAGTCTCGAATCTGCTTTCCTTCCCACTTTTCACCATCAGGATCTAAAATTGGAGGTACTTCTTGAACAGTTTTATCATAACTTTTTCTCTATGGATTTAGTACCTGGCAGAACCCGGAAGCATGTCTCAAGACCCTCTTCAGGATCAAGATGTAAACGTTTGTTGATGTATCTGAGATGGATGGTCAGGAAAGACCAAAATGGAGTAGATTTTGGACTTTGGAATAATATCAAACCATCACAATTAATGATTCCTTTGGACGTTCATGTTGAGCGTACTGCACGAAGGCTGGGTATGCTCACCAGAAAGCAATTGGATTGGAAGTCTGTTATAGAAATCTCAGATTTTTGCAGTCGTCTCAGACCCGAGGATCCTGCATATTATGATTACGGACTTTTTGGAATAAGCCTTGAGAACAAAATCCTTGAAAAAAATATTTAA